A part of Sparus aurata chromosome 19, fSpaAur1.1, whole genome shotgun sequence genomic DNA contains:
- the vps41 gene encoding vacuolar protein sorting-associated protein 41 homolog: MAEVEEQGRKPSEEFTDESEEEDSEEEPKLKYERLSNGVTEILQKDAASCMTVHDKFLALGTHFGKVFLLDIQGNVTQKFEISSVKINQISLDESGEHVGICSEDGKVQVFGLYTREGFHENFDCPIKVVAVHPQFTRSNYKQFVTGGNKLLLYERNWLNRWKTSVLHEGEGSITNIQWRANLIAWSNNVGVKIYDIGTKQRITNVLRDNVSLRPDMYPCSLCWKDNATLIVGWGKSIKICVVKERNPTEMRDLPSRYVEIVSAFETEFFISGLAPLADQLVTLYFVKENSEHMDEEFRARPRLDIIQTLPESCEEISSDALTVRNFQDNECRDYRLEHSEGESLFYIISPKDIVVAKERDQDDHIDWLLEKKKYEEALMAAEISFKNIKRHDVQKIGMAYINHLVEKGDYDSAARKCQKVLGKNMDLWENEVYRFKTIGQLKAISQYLPRGDLRLRPAIYEMILHEFLKTDYEGFATLIREWPGELYNNMAIVQAVSDHLKRDPTNRTLLTTLAELYTYDQRYDKALEIYLKLRHKDVYQLIHKHNLFASIEDKIVLLMDFDKEKAVDMLLDNEDKISTDRVVEELADRPELLHVYLHKLFKRDHHKGQKYHERQIGLYAEYDRPNLLPFLRDSTHCPLEKALEVCQQRNFVEETVFLLSRMGNCRRALQMIMEELEDVDKAIEFAKEQDDAELWEDLISYSIDKPPFITGLLNNIGTHVDPILLIHRIKEGMEIPNLRDSLVKILQDYNLQILLREGCKKILVADSLSLLQKMHRTQMRGVRVDEENICESCHATILPSDMAKPFNVVVFHCRHMFHKECLPSSGTIPGVQFCNICSAKRRGPGGGILEMKK, translated from the exons ATGGCGGAAGTGGAGGAGCAG GGAAGAAAACCAAGTGAGGAATTCACAGATGAGTCTGAG GAGGAGGACAGCGAGGAGGAGCCCAAGCTAAAGTACGAGAGGCTCTCCAATGGGGTGACAGAAATCCTCCAGAAGGATGCAGCCAGCTGCATGACCGTCCATGACAAG TTTCTTGCCCTTGGTACTCATTTTGGAAAGGTCTTCCTGCTGGACATCCAAGGAAATGTGACTCAGAAGTTTGAAATT AGTTCAGTGAAGATCAACCAGATCAGTCTGGATGAAAGTGGAGAGCATGTGGGCATCTGCTCCGAGGATGGGAAG GTTCAAGTGTTTGGCCTCTATACAAGAGAGGGCTTCCATGAAAACTTTGACTGTCCCATCAAA GTAGTTGCGGTGCACCCTCAGTTCACCAGATCAAACTACAAACAGTTTGTCACCGGGGGCAACAAG CTTCTTCTGTATGAAAGAAACTGGTTGAACCGCTGGAAGACGTCTGTTCTCCATGAAGGTGAGGGCTCAATCACTAACATCCAGTGGAGAGCTAATCTCATCGCCTGGTCCAACAATGTG GGAGTCAAAATCTACGATATCGGCACAAAACAGCGGATCACAAACGTGCTGCGTGACAATGTCAGTCTGAGGCCGGACATGTACCCCTGCAGCCTGTGTTGGAAAGACAACGCCACTCTGATTGTTGGCTGGGGGAAGTCCATCAAG ATTTGTGTTGTGAAAGAGCGAAATCCCACTGAAATGAGAGATCTGCCCAGCCGTTATGTGGAAATAG TGTCTGCATTTGAGACCGAGTTCTTCATCAGCGGTCTGGCGCCACTCGCAGATCAGCTGGTCACCCTGTACTTTGTGAAGGAGAACTCTGAGCACATG gacgAGGAGTTTCGTGCGCGGCCCCGTCTTGACATCATCCAGACACTCCCCGAGAGCTGCGAGGAGATCTCTTCGGACGCGCTGACTGTGCGCAACTTCCAAGACAACGAGTGCAGAGACTACCGGCTCG AGCATTCTGAGGGCGAGTCGCTCTTCTACATCATCAGTCCCAAAGATATCGTCGTGGCCAAGGAGCGAGACCAAGACGACCACATCGATTGGCTGCTTGAGAAGAAGAAATATGAG GAGGCCCTGATGGCTGCGGAGATCAGCTTCAAAAACATCAAGAGACATGACGTACAGAAAATTGGGATGGCTTACATCAATCACTTAGTGGAGAAAGGAGACTACGACAGTGCTGCGAG GAAGTGTCAAAAGGTTCTCGGAAAAAACATGGACCTGTGGGAAAATGAAGTGTACAGGTTCAAGACCATCGGACAGTTGAAG GCCATCAGTCAGTATTTGCCCAGGGGAGATCTGCGCCTCAGACCGGCCATCTATGAAATGATCTTGCATGAGTTTCTCAAAACTGATTACGAG GGTTTCGCCACACTGATCCGTGAATGGCCCGGAGAGCTTTACAACAACATGGCGATTGTTCAAGCAGTCAGCGACCACCTGAAGAGGGACCCAACCAACAGAACTTTGCTCACCACGCTGGCTGAACT GTACACGTACGACCAGCGGTACGACAAAGCCTTAGAGATCTACCTGAAACTGAGGCACAAAGATGTTTACCAGCTGATCCACAAACACAACCTGTTCGCCTCCATAGAGGACAAGATCGTTCTCCTCATGGACTTTGACAAAGAG AAAGCTGTTGACATGCTCCTGGACAATGAAGACAAGATATCG ACGGACAGGGTGGTGGAAGAACTAGCAGACAGGCCCGAGCTTCTGCATGTG TATCTCCATAAGCTGTTCAAGCGGGACCACCACAAAGGCCAAAAATACCACGAGAGACAGATCGGCCTGTACGCCGAATACGACCGACCAAATCTCCTACCTTTCCTCAGAGATAGCACGCACTGCCCGCTCGAAAAG GCTCTGGAGGTGTGTCAGCAGAGGAACTTTGTAGAAGAGACAGTCTTTTTGCTCA GCAGGATGGGGAACTGCAGAAGAGCTCTGCAGATGAtcatggaggagctggaggacgtGGACAAGGCCATAGAGTTTGCCAAAGAGCAGGACGATGCAGAGCTGTGGGAGGATCTCATCTCGTACTCTATCGACAAACCAC CATTCATCACTGGCCTCCTTAATAACATCGGTACTCATGTGGATCCCATCCTGCTCATCCATCGCATTAAAGAGGGCATGGAGATCCCAAACCTCAGAGATTCACTAGTAAAAATCCTCCAGGACTACAATCTACAG ATTCTTCTGAGGGAAGGATGTAAGAAGATCCTGGTGGCcgactccctctctctgctccagaAGATGCACCGGACACAGATGAGAGGAGTCAGGGTCGATG AGGAGAACATTTGTGAATCGTGTCATGCTACGATATTACCTTCAG ACATGGCCAAACCCTTCAATGTGGTGGTGTTTCACTGCAGACACATGTTTCACAAGGAGTGTTTACCATCCTCAGGAACA ATTCCTGGGGTGCAGTTTTGTAACATCTGCAGTGCGAAGAGGCGCGGGCCAGGAGGTGGAATCCTTGAGATGAAGAAGTAA